One genomic segment of Chitinophaga sancti includes these proteins:
- the rnr gene encoding ribonuclease R: MTKKKKPQKEKGAHSREKGSSSQKKTYKGTIEITRSGMAFVIVEGQEKDVLVRQKNLNTALDGDEVTVDVIKPAKNQGRMEGVITAITKRKKTEFTGTLQVNKGFAFLIPDKGIFMPDIYIPANEVKDMKSGDKAVVRIVQWGEKTRKPVGEIVELLDASDANDLAMKEILIEAGFPLSFPADVMEELQAVKEDIGSAEVNKRKDFRKTLTFTIDPVDAKDFDDALSIKKTRGGWYEIGVHIADVSHYVLPDTALDKEADKRATSVYLPDRVLPMLPEKISNELCSLRPHEDKLTFSAVFKINEQGEIREQWIGRTVIHSDHRFTYEEVQEIIEKGDGPYKDELLLLNTIAQTMRKTRIQHGAINFSSQEVRFQLDEHAKPIGIMIKESKEAHQLIEEFMLLANRKVAEYVYNIRIGNNQQVPFPYRTHDTPDEEKLKVFSGFASKFGHKLDLSNPEALANSFNAMLQMAKGKPEQHVLETLGIRTMAKAVYQTEDIGHYGLGFDHYCHFTSPIRRYPDVLVHRVVAQCLANDIHPDKRMDAMCKHSSEMERKAMEAERAANKYKQVEYMQQFLGETFAGVVSGVAHFGFWVETVDTKCEGLVSLQSMMTKDDFKYDENEYSLVGMNTGRKIRIGDKVKVQVAAANLVKRQLDYELIEDEDAGFPPQGRVVRGRGGEAPRGRRDQDTDFNRPHRGKKQPSERSGGPAKSKSAKGDRSATDKKKSSAAKKGGGASRKKA; this comes from the coding sequence AACCAGCTAAGAACCAGGGACGAATGGAAGGGGTGATAACGGCGATTACTAAACGTAAAAAGACAGAGTTTACCGGCACCCTGCAGGTGAATAAGGGATTCGCATTCCTTATACCTGACAAAGGTATCTTCATGCCGGATATATATATTCCAGCGAACGAGGTAAAAGACATGAAGAGCGGCGATAAGGCCGTAGTGAGGATTGTACAGTGGGGCGAAAAGACCCGCAAACCCGTTGGCGAGATTGTAGAACTACTGGATGCCAGCGATGCCAACGACCTGGCTATGAAGGAGATCCTTATCGAAGCGGGCTTCCCGCTTAGCTTCCCGGCGGATGTGATGGAGGAACTACAGGCTGTCAAAGAAGACATCGGCAGTGCTGAAGTAAACAAACGTAAGGACTTTCGCAAGACCCTCACCTTTACCATCGACCCTGTGGATGCCAAGGACTTTGACGATGCCCTCTCTATCAAAAAGACCCGTGGTGGCTGGTACGAAATCGGTGTGCACATTGCAGACGTGAGTCATTATGTACTGCCGGATACCGCGCTGGATAAGGAAGCAGACAAACGTGCTACTTCTGTATACCTGCCGGATCGTGTACTGCCTATGCTGCCGGAAAAGATCTCGAACGAGCTCTGTTCCCTGCGTCCGCACGAAGATAAACTGACCTTCTCTGCCGTGTTTAAGATCAATGAGCAAGGCGAGATCAGGGAGCAATGGATAGGCAGAACCGTGATCCATTCCGATCATCGCTTTACCTACGAAGAGGTACAGGAGATCATCGAAAAGGGAGACGGACCTTACAAAGACGAATTGCTGTTGTTGAATACCATCGCACAGACTATGCGCAAAACACGTATTCAACATGGCGCTATCAACTTCTCTTCGCAGGAAGTTCGCTTCCAGCTGGATGAACATGCAAAGCCGATCGGCATCATGATCAAGGAGAGCAAGGAAGCCCACCAGTTGATCGAAGAATTTATGCTGCTTGCCAATAGAAAGGTAGCAGAGTATGTATACAATATCCGCATCGGCAATAACCAACAGGTGCCATTCCCATATCGTACCCACGATACGCCGGATGAAGAGAAGCTGAAAGTGTTCTCTGGTTTCGCAAGCAAGTTCGGTCACAAGCTGGATCTTTCTAATCCTGAAGCACTGGCGAATAGCTTCAATGCGATGTTGCAGATGGCGAAGGGCAAGCCAGAACAGCATGTACTCGAAACCCTCGGTATCCGTACCATGGCCAAAGCCGTTTACCAGACGGAAGATATCGGCCACTATGGATTGGGTTTTGATCACTACTGTCACTTTACATCTCCCATCCGTCGTTACCCCGATGTATTGGTACATCGTGTGGTAGCGCAGTGTCTCGCAAATGATATTCATCCTGATAAAAGGATGGATGCGATGTGTAAACACTCTTCAGAGATGGAGCGCAAGGCGATGGAAGCAGAAAGAGCTGCGAACAAATACAAGCAGGTGGAATACATGCAGCAGTTCCTGGGCGAGACCTTCGCTGGTGTGGTGAGTGGGGTCGCTCATTTTGGTTTCTGGGTAGAGACTGTGGATACCAAGTGTGAAGGACTGGTGAGTTTGCAGAGCATGATGACGAAGGATGATTTTAAGTATGATGAAAATGAATATTCACTGGTGGGGATGAATACGGGTCGGAAGATTCGTATTGGAGATAAAGTGAAGGTGCAGGTAGCTGCGGCAAACCTGGTAAAGAGACAGCTGGATTATGAGCTGATAGAAGATGAGGATGCAGGTTTTCCTCCGCAGGGTAGAGTGGTACGGGGTCGTGGTGGAGAAGCTCCACGCGGCAGAAGAGACCAGGATACTGATTTTAATCGCCCTCACCGCGGCAAAAAGCAACCTTCCGAAAGGAGTGGTGGTCCTGCCAAAAGTAAATCAGCTAAAGGAGACAGATCTGCCACTGATAAGAAGAAATCATCCGCTGCAAAGAAGGGTGGCGGTGCTTCCCGTAAAAAGGCATAA